A stretch of the Anaeromyxobacter sp. genome encodes the following:
- a CDS encoding EscR/YscR/HrcR family type III secretion system export apparatus protein produces MAALALPPPGPLAARPAELLLLLGAAALLPMVLVTCTSFLKIAVVLSVVRSALGAPQVPPSTAVTGLALVLSLAVMAPVAEAAWAAAASQPVAPGAEGALAAGARALGPLKQFLARFARADDREAFLDLARRLRPPGRQAEAGPDDLAVLAPAFMVSELRRAFTAGFLVFLPFLVVDLVVASVLLALGLTQLSPTSVALPLKLLLLVSVDGWRLLARGLALGYATESGGP; encoded by the coding sequence GTGGCCGCGCTGGCGCTGCCGCCGCCCGGCCCGCTGGCCGCCCGACCGGCCGAGCTCCTGCTCCTGCTGGGCGCGGCTGCGCTCCTGCCCATGGTGCTCGTCACCTGCACCTCCTTCCTCAAGATCGCCGTGGTGCTGTCGGTGGTCCGCTCGGCGCTCGGCGCGCCGCAGGTGCCCCCCTCCACCGCGGTGACCGGGCTGGCCCTGGTGCTCTCGCTGGCGGTGATGGCGCCGGTGGCCGAGGCGGCCTGGGCCGCCGCCGCCTCGCAGCCGGTGGCGCCCGGCGCCGAGGGCGCGCTGGCGGCCGGGGCGCGGGCCCTCGGACCGCTCAAGCAGTTCCTGGCCCGCTTCGCCCGGGCCGACGACCGCGAGGCCTTCCTGGACCTGGCGCGCCGCCTGCGCCCGCCCGGCCGCCAGGCCGAGGCCGGGCCCGATGACCTGGCCGTGCTGGCGCCGGCCTTCATGGTCTCCGAGCTGCGCCGCGCCTTCACCGCCGGCTTCCTGGTCTTCCTGCCGTTCCTGGTGGTGGACCTGGTGGTGGCCAGCGTGCTGCTGGCGCTCGGCCTCACCCAGCTCTCGCCCACCTCGGTGGCCCTGCCGCTCAAGCTCCTGCTGCTGGTCTCGGTGGACGGCTGGCGCCTGCTGGCGCGGGGGCTGGCCCTCGGCTACGCCACCGAGAGCGGTGGCCCGTGA
- a CDS encoding flagellar biosynthetic protein FliO: MSPLTWPAPRPALLLLGGAALCGALAFLPGELGPLAARAGLAAAGVGAVAALARRRGPAAAAGAGLRVTGRAGLGRAAAVALVEVDGRRFLLGVGEGAPELLAELEPAGQARRAGAREAA; encoded by the coding sequence GTGAGCCCGCTCACCTGGCCCGCGCCGCGCCCGGCCCTGCTGCTGCTGGGCGGCGCCGCCCTCTGCGGCGCGCTGGCCTTCCTGCCGGGCGAGCTCGGGCCGCTGGCCGCCCGGGCCGGCCTGGCCGCGGCCGGGGTGGGGGCGGTGGCGGCGCTGGCGCGGCGGCGCGGGCCGGCCGCGGCGGCCGGGGCCGGGCTCCGGGTGACCGGCCGCGCCGGCCTGGGGCGCGCGGCCGCGGTGGCGCTGGTGGAGGTGGACGGCCGGCGCTTCCTGCTGGGCGTGGGGGAGGGCGCGCCCGAGCTGCTGGCCGAGCTGGAGCCGGCCGGTCAGGCGCGGCGAGCCGGCGCCCGGGAGGCCGCGTGA
- a CDS encoding FliM/FliN family flagellar motor switch protein, whose protein sequence is MALPFDLPSCSRGHAALGPGARAAGVAAAAAAAGALGEVLGLEVVVTGSPRPAAPAPGAAAVVLGIELPALPGAAVLEVEPLLVARVVAALSGERGGPPGASALTPLEASALELLALAALDGVAAVEPVAERLAPRLARRVSWPASPLAVDLEVSAGAVRGRARLLLPAAAVAALAGPAVLAEPLLGFPLFASLRGGGAPLLPAELGALAPGDVVLVDPPPGGRHRLVFPGGFTASGQLAQGAFTVEETSMDEPLAAIPVMLEVELARVPLTLADLARLTPGSTLPLTLDRRGLVTLRLGERTVARGELVDVEGAVGVRVLSVEVAP, encoded by the coding sequence ATGGCGCTGCCCTTCGACCTGCCGTCCTGCTCCCGTGGCCACGCCGCCCTCGGCCCCGGCGCGCGGGCCGCCGGGGTGGCGGCCGCCGCGGCCGCGGCCGGGGCCCTGGGCGAGGTCCTCGGCCTCGAGGTGGTGGTGACGGGCAGCCCCCGTCCGGCCGCCCCCGCGCCTGGCGCGGCGGCGGTGGTGCTCGGCATCGAGCTGCCCGCCCTGCCCGGCGCGGCGGTGCTGGAGGTGGAGCCGCTGCTGGTGGCCCGGGTGGTGGCGGCGCTCTCCGGCGAGCGCGGGGGCCCGCCGGGCGCCAGCGCCCTCACGCCCCTGGAGGCCTCGGCGCTGGAGCTGCTCGCCCTGGCGGCGCTCGACGGAGTGGCGGCGGTGGAGCCGGTGGCCGAGCGGCTGGCCCCGCGCCTGGCCCGGCGGGTCTCCTGGCCAGCCTCGCCGCTGGCGGTGGACCTGGAGGTGAGCGCCGGCGCGGTGCGGGGGCGCGCCCGGCTGCTCCTGCCAGCCGCGGCGGTGGCGGCGCTGGCCGGGCCGGCCGTGCTGGCGGAGCCGCTGCTCGGCTTCCCGCTCTTCGCCTCGCTGCGCGGCGGCGGCGCGCCGCTGCTGCCCGCGGAGCTCGGCGCCCTGGCGCCGGGAGACGTGGTGCTGGTGGACCCGCCGCCCGGGGGGCGCCACCGCCTGGTCTTCCCGGGCGGCTTCACCGCCTCCGGCCAGCTGGCCCAGGGCGCCTTCACGGTGGAGGAGACCTCGATGGACGAGCCGCTGGCCGCGATCCCGGTGATGCTGGAGGTGGAGCTGGCGCGCGTGCCCCTCACGCTGGCGGACCTGGCGCGCCTCACCCCCGGCAGCACGCTGCCGCTCACCCTCGACCGGCGCGGGCTGGTGACCCTGCGGCTCGGCGAGCGGACGGTGGCGCGCGGCGAGCTGGTGGACGTGGAGGGCGCGGTGGGCGTGCGGGTGCTCTCGGTGGAGGTGGCGCCGTGA
- a CDS encoding secretion protein, whose protein sequence is MRALLLAALAGALAGCGEEPLLHDLAEREANQVLVALDEGGIAAVKVRSEGSEAGWTVAVPRGEGPRAQRLLQARQLPRPRPAGLGEVFGQAGVVPTPVEEHARWLHALAGELAASVEALDGVVEARVHLGLPAEDPLRPGARPAARAAVLVKCRPAACDAVRALEGGLRALVAGAADGLSPEQVAVVIAPGVEPATPAPPARRPTAPLVLALLGAAGAATLGGLAWRERRRLARSA, encoded by the coding sequence CTGCGCGCGCTCCTGCTCGCCGCATTGGCCGGTGCGCTGGCCGGCTGCGGCGAGGAGCCCCTGCTGCACGACCTCGCCGAGCGCGAGGCCAACCAGGTGCTGGTGGCGCTCGACGAGGGCGGCATCGCCGCCGTGAAGGTGCGGTCCGAGGGGAGCGAGGCCGGCTGGACCGTGGCCGTGCCGCGCGGCGAGGGGCCGCGCGCCCAGCGGCTGCTGCAGGCGCGCCAGCTGCCGCGGCCGCGCCCGGCCGGGCTGGGGGAGGTCTTCGGGCAGGCCGGGGTGGTGCCCACCCCGGTGGAGGAGCACGCCCGCTGGCTGCACGCGCTGGCGGGCGAGCTGGCCGCCAGCGTGGAGGCGCTCGACGGCGTGGTGGAGGCGCGGGTCCACCTCGGGCTGCCGGCCGAGGACCCGCTCCGGCCCGGCGCCCGGCCGGCGGCGCGCGCCGCGGTCCTGGTGAAGTGCCGCCCGGCCGCCTGCGACGCCGTCCGCGCGCTGGAGGGCGGGCTGCGCGCGCTGGTGGCCGGCGCCGCCGACGGCCTCTCGCCCGAGCAGGTGGCGGTGGTGATCGCCCCGGGGGTGGAGCCGGCCACGCCCGCGCCGCCGGCGCGCCGCCCCACCGCCCCGCTGGTGCTGGCCCTCCTGGGCGCAGCGGGCGCCGCCACCCTGGGTGGGCTGGCCTGGCGGGAGCGCCGCCGCCTGGCCCGGTCCGCGTGA
- a CDS encoding DUF1704 domain-containing protein produces MPREVLRSLSDEILQAQRPIKVLRAINWGPRVHERFFKHGARELPRPEYPPLGFEPEATARELGRIKRKLRGRNPVEELLRRKCDELSGLARMLGARGTKKFYELSRRLYGDPRDRFPDHNADNLAIARLWAARPRARDEEPTFDAEEAARLVGELCTPLLGGHVSVVVRDRLTANAAAGATRITLKKGARFSPRQVRALAHHEGLWHVLTSLNGFRQPVLRVLGVGLPGSTESQEGGGIVAEYLTGNITDERYIELGERTIAIDMAARGADFLEVYRYLLARFPPQKAAQMSERVFRGGVVEGGAPFTKDAAYQRGYCRTFNFLRAAIEQRDLDLVRAFLAGKMRVDDAELVRDLIEEGLCVGPVFLPEWFIDIDRLNAICTHSVTMNRFSLPSVSRYYAARRQLVRGSRKAAGRARLREEGDSEERPGLVGDDEGDRE; encoded by the coding sequence GTGCCGCGCGAGGTCCTCCGCTCCCTCTCCGACGAGATCCTGCAGGCCCAGCGGCCCATCAAGGTCCTGCGCGCCATCAACTGGGGGCCCAGGGTCCACGAGCGGTTCTTCAAGCACGGCGCCCGCGAGCTGCCGCGCCCGGAGTACCCACCGCTGGGCTTCGAGCCGGAGGCCACCGCCCGGGAGCTCGGCCGCATCAAGCGCAAGCTGCGCGGCCGCAACCCGGTGGAGGAGCTGCTGCGGCGCAAGTGCGACGAGCTCTCCGGGCTGGCCCGCATGCTGGGGGCCCGCGGCACCAAGAAGTTCTACGAGCTGTCGCGCCGCCTCTACGGCGACCCGCGCGACCGCTTCCCCGACCACAACGCCGACAACCTGGCCATCGCCAGGCTGTGGGCGGCCCGCCCGCGCGCCCGCGACGAGGAGCCCACCTTCGACGCCGAGGAGGCGGCCCGGCTGGTCGGCGAGCTGTGCACCCCGCTGCTGGGCGGCCACGTCTCGGTGGTGGTGCGCGACCGGCTCACCGCCAACGCCGCCGCCGGCGCCACCCGCATCACCCTCAAGAAGGGGGCCCGCTTCTCGCCGCGCCAGGTGCGGGCGCTGGCCCACCACGAGGGGCTGTGGCACGTGCTCACCTCGCTGAACGGCTTCCGCCAGCCGGTGCTGCGGGTGCTGGGGGTGGGGCTGCCCGGCTCCACCGAGTCGCAGGAGGGCGGCGGCATCGTGGCCGAGTACCTCACCGGCAACATCACCGACGAGCGCTACATCGAGCTGGGCGAGCGGACCATCGCCATCGACATGGCGGCCCGCGGCGCCGACTTCCTGGAGGTCTACCGCTACCTGCTGGCCCGCTTCCCGCCGCAGAAGGCGGCCCAGATGAGCGAGCGGGTCTTCCGCGGCGGGGTGGTGGAGGGCGGCGCCCCGTTCACCAAGGACGCCGCCTACCAGCGCGGCTACTGCCGCACCTTCAACTTCCTGCGGGCCGCCATCGAGCAGCGCGACCTCGACCTGGTGCGCGCCTTCCTGGCCGGCAAGATGCGGGTGGACGACGCCGAGCTGGTGCGCGACCTCATCGAGGAGGGGCTGTGCGTGGGCCCGGTCTTCCTGCCCGAGTGGTTCATCGACATCGACCGGCTCAACGCCATCTGCACCCACAGCGTCACCATGAACCGCTTCAGCCTGCCGTCGGTGTCGCGCTACTACGCGGCCCGGCGCCAGCTGGTGCGTGGCTCGAGGAAGGCGGCCGGGCGGGCGCGCCTGCGCGAGGAGGGCGACTCCGAGGAGCGCCCCGGCCTGGTGGGCGACGACGAGGGCGACCGGGAGTAG
- a CDS encoding phosphate-starvation-inducible PsiE family protein, whose product MKQAGAAFDSKATTLFRLITDWIVKLLVPLSIVALMMGVARVFLDLWHVFKSPDIGTGFDTVVTDILSMFVVIELLKSLVEYFEVHRLKLTFILDAAVVFLLREVMIGLYRHTMDGALLAGVAALLAVLGAFRVVAVRFPPEVARAAPHPG is encoded by the coding sequence ATGAAACAGGCCGGGGCCGCCTTCGACTCGAAGGCCACCACGCTCTTCCGGCTCATCACCGACTGGATCGTGAAGCTGCTGGTGCCGCTCTCCATCGTGGCGCTGATGATGGGCGTGGCGCGCGTCTTCCTCGACCTGTGGCACGTCTTCAAGAGCCCGGACATCGGGACCGGCTTCGACACCGTGGTGACCGACATCCTCTCCATGTTCGTGGTCATCGAGCTGCTGAAGAGCCTGGTGGAGTACTTCGAGGTGCACCGGCTCAAGCTCACCTTCATCCTGGACGCGGCGGTGGTCTTCCTGCTGCGCGAGGTGATGATCGGGCTCTACCGCCACACCATGGACGGCGCGCTGCTGGCCGGCGTGGCCGCCCTGCTGGCGGTGCTCGGGGCCTTCCGCGTCGTGGCCGTCCGCTTCCCGCCGGAGGTGGCCCGTGCCGCGCCGCACCCGGGCTGA
- a CDS encoding gamma-glutamyltransferase yields MPMQTSLLALVLAASALSRQGAIATAHPLASQAGAEALRAGGNAVDAAVAAAFALSVVQNESSGIGGGGFALVWLAKAGTLTVLDFREVAPQAATPDMFLVDGQVDPRRSRQGGLSVAVPGAVKGYAELARRFGRLPLPRLVEPAARLAERGFAVGRQHALAAREVLACLRADPGASAEFLRAAPAGAVGQAGSAGRAPGAGDPAEAGARQPLLAGDTLRRPALARTLRLLGRDPEAFYRGPLAERLVAAVRAQGGVLTLSDLAAYRTVERVPLRGRYRGHEVASVPPPSAGGAIVIALLQALDEAPPSAGYRPVAELHAFVEVEKRLYAQRAGRFADPAFLPSADAAARELCRPEAALALRAAVGERATPAAALAPPAPGPAGGDHTTHLSVVDAEGNAVALTTTVNGYFGSCLVAPGTGVLLNDQMDDFDAAAGVPNQFGLVGTGVNLPAPGKRPLSSMAPTLVFDAQGRVVLAVGSPGGATIPSTVAQIIMRTLGDQMPLAQAVSAPRLHHQWLPDVVVVEPFGLDAASAAALEARGHALTFRSRPFGNPQAAAIDWATGLREAASEGRAEGLPAAP; encoded by the coding sequence CTGCCGATGCAGACCTCGCTCCTCGCCCTCGTGCTGGCCGCCTCGGCGCTGTCGCGCCAGGGGGCCATCGCCACCGCCCACCCGCTCGCCAGCCAGGCGGGGGCCGAGGCCCTGCGCGCCGGCGGCAACGCCGTGGACGCCGCGGTGGCGGCCGCCTTCGCCCTCTCGGTGGTGCAGAACGAGTCCTCCGGCATCGGCGGCGGCGGCTTCGCGCTGGTCTGGCTGGCCAAGGCCGGCACGCTCACGGTGCTCGACTTCCGCGAGGTGGCCCCGCAGGCCGCCACGCCCGACATGTTCCTGGTGGACGGGCAGGTGGACCCGCGCCGCTCGCGCCAGGGCGGCCTCTCGGTGGCGGTGCCCGGGGCGGTGAAGGGCTACGCCGAGCTGGCGCGCCGCTTCGGCCGGCTCCCGCTGCCGCGGCTGGTGGAGCCGGCGGCCCGGCTGGCCGAGCGGGGCTTCGCGGTGGGGCGGCAGCACGCCCTGGCTGCGCGCGAGGTGCTGGCCTGCCTGCGCGCGGATCCGGGCGCCTCGGCGGAGTTCCTGCGGGCGGCGCCGGCGGGCGCGGTGGGCCAGGCGGGCTCGGCGGGGCGGGCGCCCGGGGCCGGCGACCCGGCCGAGGCCGGCGCGCGCCAGCCGCTCCTGGCCGGCGACACGCTGCGGCGCCCGGCCCTGGCCCGCACGCTCAGGCTGCTGGGGCGCGATCCGGAGGCCTTCTACCGCGGGCCGCTGGCCGAGCGGCTGGTGGCGGCGGTGCGGGCGCAGGGCGGCGTGCTCACCCTTTCGGACCTGGCGGCCTACCGGACGGTGGAGCGGGTGCCGCTGCGCGGGCGCTACCGCGGCCATGAGGTGGCCAGCGTCCCGCCGCCGTCGGCCGGCGGGGCCATCGTCATCGCGCTGCTGCAGGCGCTCGACGAGGCGCCGCCCTCGGCCGGCTACCGCCCGGTGGCCGAGCTGCACGCCTTCGTGGAGGTGGAGAAGCGGCTCTACGCGCAGCGGGCAGGCCGCTTCGCCGATCCGGCCTTCCTGCCCTCCGCCGACGCCGCGGCCCGCGAGCTGTGCCGGCCGGAGGCGGCGCTGGCGCTGCGCGCCGCGGTGGGCGAGCGCGCCACCCCGGCGGCGGCGCTGGCCCCGCCCGCGCCCGGCCCGGCCGGCGGCGACCACACCACCCACCTCTCGGTGGTGGACGCCGAGGGGAACGCGGTGGCCCTCACCACCACGGTGAACGGCTACTTCGGCAGCTGCCTGGTGGCGCCCGGCACCGGCGTGCTCCTCAACGACCAGATGGACGACTTCGACGCCGCCGCCGGGGTGCCCAACCAGTTCGGGCTGGTGGGCACCGGCGTCAACCTGCCCGCGCCCGGCAAGCGGCCGCTCTCCTCGATGGCCCCCACCCTGGTCTTCGACGCGCAGGGGCGGGTGGTGCTGGCGGTCGGGTCGCCGGGGGGCGCCACCATCCCCTCCACGGTGGCCCAGATCATCATGCGCACCCTGGGCGACCAGATGCCGCTCGCCCAGGCGGTGTCGGCCCCGCGCCTGCACCACCAGTGGCTACCGGACGTGGTGGTGGTGGAGCCCTTCGGCCTGGACGCCGCCTCGGCCGCGGCGCTGGAGGCGCGCGGCCACGCCCTCACCTTCCGCAGCCGGCCCTTCGGCAACCCGCAGGCGGCCGCCATCGACTGGGCCACCGGCCTGCGCGAGGCGGCCAGCGAGGGGCGCGCCGAGGGGCTGCCGGCGGCCCCCTGA
- a CDS encoding PilZ domain-containing protein, translating into MTSQPGHAAIRRFSRITFHSPAVLDLKVRRLDCEVHDVSLKGALVELPAGAAVKAGDTCALVIRLDAGDSQIRMDGEVAHVNGRKVGVKCDELDLESIEHLRRLVEVNLDDEAVLHRELAALVAERDW; encoded by the coding sequence ATGACCAGCCAGCCCGGCCACGCCGCCATCCGGCGCTTCTCGCGCATCACCTTCCACAGCCCGGCGGTCCTGGACCTGAAGGTCCGGCGCCTCGACTGCGAGGTCCACGACGTCTCGCTCAAGGGCGCGCTGGTGGAGCTGCCGGCCGGCGCGGCGGTGAAGGCCGGCGACACCTGCGCCCTCGTCATCCGCCTCGACGCCGGGGACAGCCAGATCCGCATGGACGGCGAGGTGGCCCACGTCAACGGCCGCAAGGTGGGCGTGAAGTGCGACGAGCTGGACCTCGAGTCCATCGAGCACCTGCGCCGGCTGGTCGAGGTGAACCTCGACGACGAGGCCGTGCTGCACCGCGAGCTGGCGGCGCTGGTGGCCGAGCGCGACTGGTAG
- a CDS encoding VIT1/CCC1 transporter family protein: MEPRTDLWLQNLLDERDGAALYEGLARHEKDQGKAQSFRELAEAERRHAEIWIRKLEKLGVALPPDRPSSRVRALIWLGRRLGSDAVVPMILDAEAGDADKYDAQGGDASAIADEERAHRVVLVGMGKDKPTGARELIAVRERWHGASGRAGSIRAAIFGMNDGLVSNLSLILGVAGAGVDPHTVVLTGFAGLLAGAFSMAAGEYSSVASQRDLLTRQVELERREIEEAPEEEAAELALIFKQKGLSTEEASRVAAGLLKNPAAAADTLVREELGLDPDDLGSPMGAALSSFLMFSVGALVPLAPFLLTSGTPAVAAASVLAGLVLAGVGGLVGFLSGTSITRSAARMLGLAALAAGITYAVGRAFGATVT; this comes from the coding sequence ATGGAACCACGCACCGACCTGTGGCTGCAGAACCTGCTGGACGAGCGGGACGGCGCCGCCCTCTACGAGGGGCTGGCCAGGCACGAGAAGGACCAGGGCAAGGCGCAGAGCTTCCGCGAGCTGGCCGAGGCCGAGCGGCGCCACGCCGAGATCTGGATCCGCAAGCTGGAGAAGCTGGGCGTGGCCCTCCCGCCGGACCGCCCCTCCTCGCGCGTCCGGGCCCTCATCTGGCTGGGGCGCCGGCTCGGCTCCGACGCGGTGGTGCCCATGATCCTGGACGCCGAGGCCGGCGACGCCGACAAGTACGACGCCCAGGGCGGCGACGCCTCCGCCATCGCCGACGAGGAGCGGGCCCACCGGGTGGTGCTGGTCGGCATGGGCAAGGACAAGCCCACCGGCGCGCGCGAGCTGATCGCGGTGCGCGAGCGCTGGCACGGCGCCTCCGGGCGGGCCGGCTCCATCCGCGCCGCCATCTTCGGCATGAACGACGGCCTGGTCTCCAACCTGTCGCTCATCCTGGGGGTGGCCGGCGCCGGCGTGGATCCGCACACGGTGGTGCTGACCGGCTTCGCCGGCCTGCTGGCGGGCGCCTTCTCCATGGCGGCCGGCGAGTACAGCTCGGTGGCCTCGCAGCGCGACCTCCTGACCCGCCAGGTGGAGCTGGAGCGGCGCGAGATCGAGGAGGCGCCGGAGGAGGAGGCGGCCGAGCTGGCGCTGATCTTCAAGCAGAAGGGGCTCTCCACCGAGGAGGCCTCGCGGGTGGCGGCCGGGCTGCTCAAGAACCCGGCCGCGGCCGCCGACACGCTGGTGCGCGAGGAGCTGGGGCTCGACCCGGACGACCTGGGCTCCCCCATGGGCGCGGCGCTCTCCTCCTTCCTGATGTTCTCGGTGGGCGCGCTGGTCCCGCTGGCCCCCTTCCTCCTCACCTCCGGCACGCCGGCGGTGGCGGCGGCCTCGGTGCTGGCCGGGCTGGTGCTGGCCGGGGTGGGTGGCCTGGTGGGCTTCCTCTCCGGGACCTCCATCACCCGCTCGGCGGCGCGGATGCTGGGGCTGGCGGCGCTGGCCGCCGGGATCACCTACGCGGTCGGCCGCGCCTTCGGGGCCACGGTGACGTAG
- a CDS encoding chemotaxis protein, whose amino-acid sequence MRQLKTRTKIFLGFGAALVVAAGLTLSAWVGLASLGAQLELATESQLPEARALAGVESGFKDAQRFLNALGLSRYTGVVLQSEDCRDCHGDSTVFDEGADGALARVAAGIEAVDALHLSAAVKAAWPTVRTDATEWLRRARLLRATLTERARLTAAGGMETPAGRAVEARLWIEWRELHDLSLPMEQAIATLLTAVGAEAEATRIGADQARARQGQGQLIALGLAAVLLVGLGVVIGRSLEKAIRGLVAQTEQLTAAAAAGRLDVRADEGSVPEEFRPIVVGFNGTMAAVSAPVEAAAQAMGSIAQGDIPARLDAPWQGDFARIRDGVNAVIDSVSGLRDGLGALAAGHAAGDTGARVDEAQFQGAYRQLAAGVNGSVGLYVELLQEILAILTRYAEGDFKPELRRLPGKLVAANQGLDLLRGNLARFSGDVQALAAAAVAGRLATRADAAPYRGDWRSLVAGVNATLDAVTGPLGAAAACVDLLARGEVPAQFAERWPGDFDTLKVNLNRCIGAIDALVEDADQLAGAAVAGRLTARADAGRHQGQYRHVVEGVNRTLDAVIAPVGEAAQVLERLAGRDLTARVTGHFQGDHARITTSVNGAAEALHDALAQVAGTVDQLNASAGQIASSSQAVASGASEQASALTETTSSLEAMGALTRRTAEHASAADTLAHTARRSAEDGAGAMQKMSGAMVQVRAAAERTSVIIKDINDIAFQTNLLALNAAVEAARAGDAGRGFAVVAEEVRSLALRSKEAAQKTEALIRESVKQAEAGEEVSREVTVRLAEIASVVGKVTETVAAITEGTKEQAGGIDQVSHAMGEMDKVTHQNAASAEESSSAASELASQAQALEGMVGAFQLDRGQAPGAKGAPRRLKG is encoded by the coding sequence ATGCGACAGCTGAAGACGCGGACCAAGATCTTCCTGGGCTTCGGTGCGGCGCTGGTGGTGGCGGCCGGGTTGACGCTGTCTGCCTGGGTCGGCCTGGCCAGCCTGGGCGCCCAGCTGGAGCTTGCGACCGAGTCTCAGCTGCCTGAGGCCCGGGCCCTGGCCGGCGTCGAGTCCGGGTTCAAGGACGCCCAGCGCTTCCTCAACGCCCTCGGGCTCTCCCGCTACACCGGGGTGGTGCTGCAGTCGGAGGACTGCCGCGACTGCCACGGCGACTCCACGGTCTTCGACGAGGGCGCCGATGGCGCGCTGGCGCGGGTGGCCGCCGGGATCGAGGCGGTGGACGCCCTGCACCTCTCGGCCGCGGTGAAGGCGGCGTGGCCCACGGTGCGCACCGACGCCACGGAGTGGCTGCGCCGGGCCCGGCTGCTGCGCGCCACCCTGACCGAGCGGGCCCGCCTCACCGCCGCAGGTGGGATGGAGACGCCGGCGGGCAGGGCCGTGGAGGCGCGGCTCTGGATCGAGTGGCGCGAGCTGCACGACCTCTCGCTGCCGATGGAGCAGGCCATCGCCACGCTCCTCACCGCGGTGGGCGCCGAGGCCGAGGCCACCCGGATCGGGGCCGACCAGGCCCGGGCGCGCCAGGGCCAGGGGCAGCTGATCGCGCTGGGGCTGGCGGCCGTCCTGCTGGTCGGCCTGGGGGTGGTCATCGGCCGCTCGCTGGAGAAGGCCATCCGCGGGCTGGTGGCGCAGACCGAGCAGCTCACCGCCGCCGCCGCCGCCGGCCGGCTCGACGTCCGGGCCGACGAGGGCTCCGTGCCCGAGGAGTTCCGGCCCATCGTGGTCGGCTTCAACGGCACCATGGCGGCGGTCTCCGCGCCGGTGGAGGCGGCGGCCCAGGCCATGGGGAGCATCGCCCAGGGCGACATCCCGGCCCGGCTCGACGCCCCCTGGCAGGGCGACTTCGCCCGCATCCGCGACGGCGTCAACGCCGTCATCGACTCGGTGTCCGGCCTGCGCGACGGGCTGGGCGCCCTGGCGGCCGGCCACGCCGCCGGCGACACCGGCGCCCGGGTGGACGAGGCGCAGTTCCAGGGGGCCTACCGGCAGCTGGCCGCCGGCGTGAACGGCTCGGTGGGGCTCTACGTGGAGCTGCTGCAGGAGATCCTGGCCATCCTCACCCGCTACGCCGAGGGCGACTTCAAGCCCGAGCTGCGCCGCCTGCCGGGAAAGCTGGTGGCCGCCAACCAGGGGCTGGACCTCCTGCGCGGCAACCTGGCCCGCTTCTCCGGCGACGTGCAAGCCCTGGCCGCCGCAGCGGTGGCCGGGCGGCTGGCCACCCGCGCCGACGCGGCGCCCTACCGGGGCGACTGGCGGTCCCTGGTGGCCGGCGTCAACGCCACCCTGGACGCCGTCACCGGGCCGCTCGGCGCGGCCGCGGCCTGCGTGGACCTGCTGGCCCGCGGCGAGGTGCCGGCCCAGTTCGCCGAGCGCTGGCCCGGCGACTTCGACACCCTGAAGGTCAACCTCAACCGCTGCATCGGCGCCATCGACGCGCTGGTGGAGGACGCCGACCAGCTGGCCGGCGCCGCCGTGGCCGGCCGGCTCACCGCCCGCGCCGACGCCGGCCGCCACCAGGGCCAGTACCGCCACGTGGTGGAGGGCGTGAACCGTACGCTCGACGCGGTCATCGCACCGGTGGGCGAGGCCGCCCAGGTGCTGGAGCGGCTGGCCGGGCGGGACCTCACGGCCCGGGTCACCGGCCACTTCCAGGGCGACCACGCCCGCATCACCACCTCGGTGAACGGCGCCGCCGAGGCGCTGCACGACGCCCTGGCCCAGGTGGCCGGCACGGTGGACCAGCTCAACGCCTCGGCCGGGCAGATCGCCTCCTCCAGCCAGGCGGTGGCCAGCGGCGCCTCCGAGCAGGCCTCGGCCCTCACCGAGACCACCAGCAGCCTGGAGGCCATGGGCGCCCTGACCCGGCGCACCGCCGAGCACGCCTCCGCCGCCGACACGCTGGCCCACACGGCCCGCCGCTCGGCCGAGGACGGGGCCGGCGCCATGCAGAAGATGAGCGGCGCCATGGTGCAGGTGCGCGCCGCGGCCGAGCGCACCTCGGTGATCATCAAGGACATCAACGACATCGCCTTCCAGACCAACCTGCTGGCGCTCAACGCGGCGGTGGAGGCGGCCCGCGCCGGCGACGCCGGGCGCGGCTTCGCGGTGGTGGCCGAGGAGGTCCGCTCGCTGGCGCTGCGCAGCAAGGAGGCGGCCCAGAAGACCGAGGCGCTCATCCGCGAGTCGGTGAAGCAGGCCGAGGCGGGCGAGGAGGTGAGCCGCGAGGTGACCGTCCGCCTGGCCGAGATCGCCTCGGTGGTGGGCAAGGTCACCGAGACGGTGGCGGCCATCACCGAGGGGACCAAGGAGCAGGCCGGCGGCATCGACCAGGTGAGCCACGCCATGGGCGAGATGGACAAGGTGACCCACCAGAACGCCGCCAGCGCCGAGGAGTCCTCCTCGGCGGCCAGCGAGCTGGCCAGCCAGGCGCAGGCGCTGGAGGGGATGGTGGGGGCGTTCCAGCTCGACCGGGGCCAGGCGCCCGGGGCGAAGGGAGCGCCGCGGCGGCTGAAGGGCTGA